In Xyrauchen texanus isolate HMW12.3.18 chromosome 23, RBS_HiC_50CHRs, whole genome shotgun sequence, a genomic segment contains:
- the LOC127617281 gene encoding sushi repeat-containing protein SRPX2-like isoform X2, with protein MVKILINLLVQLSITYQTLGHITEGSGSTYYDNNEVVHEEETYYTPQLDYKHPQWCHTFKLANGEVACSSPRGRHHQSTLGTRCLLSCDRGHKLLGRSSVQCMPNRRWSGTALCRKIRCHVLPLIDHSTYSCTHGFVADSRCDYTCYEGYQIEGDRYRMCQEDGKWSGTEPTCADHDPPILKCPLSRVKVAEPGKLTARVSWDRPVAKDTADRALQVLRSGLESGSDFPDGIHVIRYKAYDQARNSAICKFTVRIEVRRCPKLKTPMHGYLTCSSDGNNYGAICEYHCEPGYERTGFSTRVCQLNRSWSDEAAECVLMEIKTDVRSAGSLLDQFYEKRRLLVVSTPDNANQYYKLQNMILQRAGCGLDLRHVTVIELLGTAPCAVGRIKKQHLEPETIEGLRLPDLTSLQANNTVCCSHGRQQTNWIRDNRFHPT; from the exons GCTCTGGGTCGACTTACTATGACAATAATGAAGTTGTGCATGAGGAAGAGACTTACTACACCCCTCAGTTGGACTACAAAC ATCCACAGTGGTGCCACACATTTAAGCTAGCCAATGGGGAGGTAGCTTGTTCGTCCCCTCGAGGCAGGCATCACCAAAGCACACTTGGAACCCGCTGTTTGCTCTCTTGCGATCGAGGACATAAACTGCTGGGCCGGTCATCAGTGCAATGCATGCCCAACCGTCGTTGGTCTGGAACTGCTCTTTGTCGAA AGATACGCTGCCATGTTCTGCCTCTGATTGACCACAGCACATACAGTTGTACTCATGGCTTTGTGGCAGACTCCAGGTGTGACTACACCTGCTATGAAGGCTACCAGATCGAGGGAGATCGCTATCGTATGTGCCAAGAAGATGGAAAATGGAGTGGCACAGAACCCACTTGTGCAG ATCATGACCCCCCCATACTGAAATGTCCTTTGTCCAGAGTGAAAGTAGCAGAACCAGGAAAACTAACAGCCAGGGTGTCCTGGGACCGCCCTGTTGCCAAGGATACAGCTGACAGAGcgctaca GGTCTTGCGAAGTGGACTTGAGTCTGGATCCGACTTTCCTGATGGAATTCATGTAATTCGATATAAAGCCTATGACCAGGCTCGCAACTCAGCAATTTGCAAGTTTACTGTGCGTATTGAAG TGAGACGGTGTCCAAAGCTGAAGACTCCTATGCATGGATATCTGACCTGTTCATCTGATGGCAATAATTATGGGGCTATATGTGAATACCATTGTGAGCCTGGCTATGAGAGGACAGGATTTTCCACACGTGTTTGTCAGCTTAACCGTAGCTGGTCTGATGAAGCagcagagtgtgtat TAATGGAGATAAAAACAGACGTCAGGTCTGCTGGTTCTCTACTTGACCAGTTTTATGAAAAGAGAAGGCTTCTCGTTGTGTCTACACCAGATAACGCTAACCAGTACTACAAGCTTCAGAACATGATACTGCAG AGGGCTGGATGTGGTCTGGATCTGCGACATGTGACAGTGATCGAGCTATTAGGAACGGCACCTTGTGCGGTGGGGCGCATCAAAAAACAACACCTAGAGCCCGAGACAATAGAGGGTCTTAG gttgccagatttgacaagtttgcaggcaaacaacacagtGTGCTGTAGCCATGGAAgacagcaaacgaactggatcagagataacagattccacccgacctaa